The genomic interval ATGAAGGCATAATCATGTCTGAAAGTTCACTAGTAAATGAGATTGTTATACGAAACTAAACTCAACTAGACAGGTTGGAAGTATTATGTTACCAATTTTACTGAAACACTGTACAACAAAGATCACTTTGGTTGTGTGGTGGGGATGTAGGGAGCACCTTATGATTTCACTTTGCACTGTTGTATTCACTTTATGCAAATATTATGCAAAATACAAAGATGAACTGCATCCAAAGCAACCTTCCAATCTTATAATTATCTTAAACACAATGCCTTTTATTATCATCCCTCTCTGTTCTTTCTTTTGTCCCTGATATCTCAGGGACTCACCGGGGTTGTAACGGTCTGTGCATGTGTAGTAACCTCCGTGATGGCACGAGTCTCCCTGACCCCAACGGTCATTTACCACAACATAGTCTTTGACCGGACTGTGTGGACAGATGTGATGGATACAGACACATGAAACAATACGATGCTCGTTATTAATATAACGTTAATAAATTAAGGAAAAACCCCAACGCAAACTGTTTGAAGTAGAAATGTCATCATACAGCACAAAAGAAACATTGTTCGTAACTCCGccaaaaagtaaaacaagaaaagtTTAATGGAGAAGAAATTATTTTCCAATGCAATCATGAGGTTAAAGCtggtaaaaaaaggaaaaccgAAATTATCTACAAAAATATCTCTAAAAGCTGAAGCAACCGCTTGAAAGGGCTACAACATTTTTGCAAGTATAAAATgcttaaagcagctggttgcCATAGCAAATACACATTAGCTAGCACAATGTTACTGAGTTTGACTTCCTAATTACATTAATGTGAAGTTTGTACTACAATGGATATTAAATAAGGACCAAAATATAGAAGTTGTCATTTTCTGTATCATTTCTCAATTTGAAATTGATAATTAAACTATCATCTAAATATCAGGCAGTAATCACAAAGTAACACTATGCATGATAATGTAATATAGAAACAGAAGCATAGCAAATAATGAATAGAGAAGATAAAAAGGGGAATAAAACAATTTGAATAACAAGTAACTGAGAGTACAGTCAAGTCTTGCGAGTAGCAGTACCAGTTTAAAAAAGAATTCTTACTAAAGATGCTGCGTTATCagaaaattaatggaaaatatttTAGGAGTGAGCCGAAGAAAACCGtttcaaatattcaaaatttcctTAAAAGCAGTTTACTGATATCTTAGTTCACTCAATTTGTCCTAGAACGATCGGAGAAGCTGAATAAATAATCGGTCACTCCTTTTCaactttttctctctcttcctTTAATGGAAAATATTTTAGGAGTGAGCCGAAGAAAACCGTTTTGAACAATCAAAGTTCCGTTAAAAGTAGTTAACTGATGTCTTAGTTTACTCATTTGGTCCTAGAACTATCGAGGAAGCTGAATTAATAAATCAGTAATTCCTTTTCAACTtttcctctctctttctctccatCTCTATCTCACTGTCAACATGagaaatcaaaaaaaaaatttaaagaagaATAAATCCCAATGACCAGGCTTTCATGCATGGATGTATTTACATCAGTATGTTAGTCTTTTTTAGATTTTTTGCCTATCAGAAATCTCTAACTTATTCAACACACCACCACTACCCTTACATGACTGCACAGACAAGAAAAGCAACCAGCAATGGGGCAAAAATTAGCCAAGCTAGGTGACATCAAAAATCCCTCTTATCTCCCATTCTGTCAGCTGAACGGCACAGTTAATTACGTGATCTTTCTCCCTGCTGACCCAACGATCAAATGTCCAGCTACACTTGCTTGGATCTAATGTGTGATGTATGAATTACACTATTACAGAGCAACAAGAAAGTGGGGGCGATATTCAGAAAACAAGTCTAGCTGGCAAATGTGATGAAACAGTCTGTTAGACCAACTGATTTGAATATCAATATACTTACATGTCTCCATTCTAATCACAATACTTTACCATCTTCTGCACTACCCTCAACCCCCTCCTCCcaactcacccccaccccccttcctcCCATCAACTCACCCAGTTCCAGGTCACCACCCATCCCCTCTTCCTTGGAAATCTACTATTCATATCCAAAAACACCTGTGTTGGCAACAAATATACCATTAATGCAATTGTTATGTATTTTGCAGCTAGGCTAGGTTACCTGTTATCAGTGAGTTGTAGACCAAGTTAACTTGAACATTTTTTAAGCACTAAACAGCATCTCCATTAGTCTCCTAAATCAAGGGTCTTAGAATGAACGATGTCTCTGATTGGAAGTAATCTTGCCAAATGTGACATAAACTGCTCTCCTCAGAGTTTCATTTAACATCAATGTGTAATGGAAACGAAATAATGAAGTCAATAgatgaattaaattaaaagtttcCCGGTAAATGGAGAGCaaaatgagagaaataaaaaagaagccATGCACTTTTATTTGAGGTGCCAGATATTGCTTTCAAGCTAAATTTTTCAAACCTGTCATTGTAAAGCCAGGCAAGGAAATCGGGGCTTTCCCAGTAGGTATCGTGGCCACCCCCTGGACCATCTGCCCAGATAAGACAAGGCTTGTAGAGATTGACTATCTCCTCTAGCTGTGGTCTCATTACCATCTGTGAGGagatatgaaagaaaatgacaaaCGATGAAAAAATGATGAAAGAACCAACCTTTCGTTAAAAAGCCAGGCCAGGAAATCGGTGCTCTCCCAGTACGTATCTGGGCACATCCAATCACCGTCCGACCAAATCAGGTGTGGTTTGTATTTGTTAACAATTTCATGCAATTGCGGTTTCATGACCAtctacaaatgaaaaaaaattagatTTTCAAACACATTTTCCGCTTTTCTTTGTaatgggggggaaggggggaggcaGTCTTTTCAAATCAGCTTCTTGGCCAAAGCCCTACTTGTTTTATATAGTtctaataactaatataaaatgCACCAGAAAACTTCATATTAAGgtcactaataaaagaaatcatCATATGCCCTACACAAATTGTAATACATCTTAGTAAGCAAGTTATTATAACAGTCATTGTGTCGGCTGGTCAGCGGTCCTAACAGTCATTGTGTCGGCTGGTCAGCTATTCAGTGGGCAGGCACCCTAACAGTCATTGTGTCAGCTGGTCAGCTATTCAGTGGGCAGGGGCCCTAACAGTCATTGTGTCAGCTGGTCAGCTATTCAGTGGGCAGGGGCCCTAACAGTCATTGTGTCGGCTGGTCAGCTATTTAGTGGTCAGGGGCCCTAACAGTCATTGTGTCTGCTGGTCAGCTATTCAGTGGGCAGGGGCCCTAACAGTCATTGTGTCAGCTGGTTAGCTGTTCAGTGGGCAGGGGCCCTAACAGTCATTGTGTTGGCTGGTCAGCTGTTCAGTGGGCAGGGGCCCTAACAGTCATTGTGTCGGCTGGTCAGCTATTCAGTGGGCAGGGGTCAGTTGATAGACAAATATCCAATACTAGATCACGATGATAGAGTTGAGTCAGGTCATGTTGATTTCAGGCCGTGTACCATTACCAGGTCTGGTGATATACACTGAACTGATGCATTCAGTTGGAACCGCAAAGTCAATTTCCTACAATTCAGCATGGTTCCAATGACTGGTATACAAAGGGTATTTGCTTGCAGTTTGGATGGCCAAAACTATCACTGTAATAGAAGAAAAAATCTGTTTCCAAAAGTTATGTTAAGTGACCAACTTAAAAATCATAAGGAGTCGTCTTATGAGAGAGCTAGATATTAAGTTTTTCCCCTgatttaaaatgttatacaatcATATTAAATGATGAAGAAGGGAATAAAGGCAATTTAGGCGAGGATAATTCTGTCAGAACTTCCTTAAAGAGATATACTGAGATAAAATGTTCTAATACACTAGTAcacataaatgtataaatacTGTACTATATCCTGTTTGAATTAGTTACCTTCATGTAATCTTGAGTGGAGAAGTTATTGGCAGCATCTTTCAAATACAATGGATGAAACCACTCAAATAGAGAGTAATAAAGACCAAATTTGATATCAGTTCTACTTCTGACAGCTTCTGCCATTTCCCCTGGAGAGAAAGgaaggatttaaaaaaaaaaacatgaaaacatataAACAGATATCATAATCTAAGCTAAAGCTGTTTATTacaggaaatatttgaaaaccaaTCAACAAAGTTTTCCTTTCCTTTGTAACATCTAGTACTCATCTCATTTGTTTGGTGACAGAGCTTTCCtttatataaagaaataaagtcaCTACTAATTTTAGTGCTCCATTAATATCGTTGATTGTTTGATTGTTCACAATTGTTCAAGATATTTGTTAAGGAAACCTGTTTCAGGAGGTACATTATATCACCAGTGATTGTCTGTTTTAATGCTTTAGTGCTGTACATCATCTGTAGTTCTGTACATTTTGGTGCTCTATAATTATCATTGACTGTTCCCAATCATTCAATATTCTCTTAAAGGAAACCTGTTTCAGGAGGTATAGTATTTCACAAGTGGTTGTCTGTTTTAATGCTTTTGTGCCAAAGAGCATCTGTAGATTATTGGTGCTCTATATTTATCATTCAATGATTAATTGGTTGATTGACTCATGATGAATTGAGGCTGAACGATTATTATTTAAAACTAACCGAGAGTAGACAAAAAACAAGCAAATCCATAAAGGGTCAAACAATTTTTAGGACTTCATCACAAAATCTACTTTTAGTTTCACTTGGGATAAGAACATATACCgaaacacacacaaaagaagGTGTTTACATGGATGTTACAACTTTCAACACTTTTAGAAGAACGTCAATGCactgtaagtacagtacagGTTCCAGTAAGTGCTAACAAGGAAACAAATTTCTCTGGTTTTACGATGGTTTACAAGTTAAACGTCTTCTATACTGTAAGAATGAGAATGTTACAGACTAGATACAAAATTCATCTTAAAACATCTAAAATAAATCACATCAAACTATCATTTTGCACAAATCAGAGACATTTCATTGAACTGAAATTTGAAATCCTTTTTACTTGACGGTGACTTTAATGGTTACTGAGGTAAAAAAGTGATCAAGCTAAGGGTGAAACATACCAACAAGATCCCTGTTTGGCCCTAGATCAACTGAATTCCAGTTCCAGGAGAAATTAGAAGCATAGTTGGTAAACCCTTCATGATGCTTGCTAGTCAAAACAACATACCTGTTGAAGggaaaattaaatttctttgtCAAACATAAGTTTCACACAGTTagacctaaactttttgcaaacATATGAAGTCCCTCATGTCACACAATAACCTGTGCATTGATGCAGATTAAAGTATTTGAACATACATGTACGTATACTAAATGGCAATGCATCGAAGGTAACCATataaagcaaaaagaaaagtcAGGTTATCGAACAAACCCAACAAGCTGGCTTACAAAACTTTCTTTCCAAGTATATACTTACTGGACAGACTAAAATGCAATTGTTCCTGCTGTTTTGTAACCAAGTAATGAGTGTCCATtttcagtttttcttctttttttttctttctttcaataaGTAACCAATTCTTGGAGATGACTACATAAGGATTAACAATGCAGCAAAGTGTAAATATGTTGCCATATTGTATGAGACGAAGAGGGTAAAAAAATAGATTAAAATAACTTACTGAGCACCTGACGCCTGCAGAACATCTGCGAAATGGTTGGCATCGAACATTTCAGCGGTGAACTTGGGAGCAAAATCAGGGTACTGGAAATGGGGCGGGTAGTTTTCCTTCATGAAGTTTACATAATCTGGGTTGCCGGTCTTCCATTTGTACCAAAACCATTCATTCTTGAATGCCGGGACGGAGTAGACACCCCAGTGCATGAAGATACCAAATTTGGCCTCATCGTACCAACCTGGAATGGGGCGAGAGTCGATAGATTCCCAGTTTGGCTGGTAAGGTCCCTGGTGGACCTTCTCCGATTCCTTGTGGAATTGGACGACCTTCGTTTCTGGCCGGAATCTTAACTTTTGAGCTTGAGTCACAAAGACCGCAAGACACAGAATGAGAGCTTTGGTGAGGATCTCCATATTGGTTCCAATCTGCAAGATGAATGAAGTGAGAAAACTATTGCAATCAGTTTTGAATAAGGGTTAAGAGCTCAGGAAATGGATTATCAATTTGAGCACCCCGTGCCAATTCAAAGAAAGTGGGTCAGAGTGGGTCATGACTGATGATGAAGCTGATAAGGTACATGTGATCTTTACAAGGTTACTGttgtaatttatataattatcgATAGTAGGATGTTAAACAGACCACAGGAGTACAAGCAGACTGCTGGTGGTGGCCACCTGTTGTTGAAACACTTTCAACTTAACAGTTATTAAAGGATATAAATTTTTTATATCAAACTGATGTGGGATGATTTTGTTACATGTAGAGTGATACTAGCCACCATATGGACCCTCATCTGCCTCAAGAGAATGCTAGGGGATCTCATTGACTCACTCTTCATTTGAACATTCAAAGTACAAGTTATACTTATATTGACCCTTGACATATCTGTTATTAAATTGTCgcagatatatatttatcagacCAACAATGTCATAAATGTATACCTTACCAACAGTATAGTAACCTTTCTAGGGAAAAACtttcaattaattattaatacaaaATTAGTCAGTCCAGAAAAAAAAGGCCAATAATATCATACAGCTAgtaacacagtacagtacagtatgtaatcaAATAAAGGTAGGGCCTTACAATGCATATGGCAAGGTCTGACATTAGTACCTTTTGCTCCTTCTTCAGAGAGAATTTAAAAACACTTGAGCTAGCACTCACAAAACTTTAATTTAATCAACTGTTGGTTTTCTCCTTGAATACCTTCTCCAGTACTCTCAGACTATGAACTTTGAATCCAAGGATCATTAAAACAACAGTGAGGATTGCATTCCTTGTTCCTATGACAAAAcacttctgctctcttttctttgtaAATTGGGTTGAATTTCACAGCATCAGCGAAGAGGCTTTTTGCAAGATTTGGACTACTTATATTACAGACTTAAGTACGTAGCTATTTTAGAGCTGTTTGGGAAGCTTTTAATCACTTTAAGTGGCTCTACTGTATAATACCAATGAAAATTACTCAAATATCCTGTTATGAGCAG from Apostichopus japonicus isolate 1M-3 chromosome 19, ASM3797524v1, whole genome shotgun sequence carries:
- the LOC139960542 gene encoding alpha-L-fucosidase-like isoform X1; amino-acid sequence: MEILTKALILCLAVFVTQAQKLRFRPETKVVQFHKESEKVHQGPYQPNWESIDSRPIPGWYDEAKFGIFMHWGVYSVPAFKNEWFWYKWKTGNPDYVNFMKENYPPHFQYPDFAPKFTAEMFDANHFADVLQASGAQYVVLTSKHHEGFTNYASNFSWNWNSVDLGPNRDLVGEMAEAVRSRTDIKFGLYYSLFEWFHPLYLKDAANNFSTQDYMKMVMRPQLEEIVNLYKPCLIWADGPGGGHDTYWESPDFLAWLYNDSPVKDYIVVNDRWGGNNIRCQHGGYYTCQDRFNPGVLQKHKWENAMTIDKTSWGYRRDTKYSDFLTMDEITQTLAETISCGGNMLMNFGPTHDGRIIPIFEERLRQIGAWLKVNGEGIYASHPWTSQNDTFTPGVWYTTKNTSVYAIVLDWPENNTLNLGVPVTSETTTVHMLGVSTALQWSKGSQSGVSMTIQFPVLAGPQLPCDYAWVLKMDNVN
- the LOC139960542 gene encoding alpha-L-fucosidase-like isoform X2, which gives rise to MEILTKALILCLAVFVTQAQKLRFRPETKVVQFHKESEKVHQGPYQPNWESIDSRPIPGWYDEAKFGIFMHWGVYSVPAFKNEWFWYKWKTGNPDYVNFMKENYPPHFQYPDFAPKFTAEMFDANHFADVLQASGAQYVVLTSKHHEGFTNYASNFSWNWNSVDLGPNRDLVGEMAEAVRSRTDIKFGLYYSLFEWFHPLYLKDAANNFSTQDYMKMVMKPQLHEIVNKYKPHLIWSDGDWMCPDTYWESTDFLAWLFNESPVKDYIVVNDRWGGNNIRCQHGGYYTCQDRFNPGVLQKHKWENAMTIDKTSWGYRRDTKYSDFLTMDEITQTLAETISCGGNMLMNFGPTHDGRIIPIFEERLRQIGAWLKVNGEGIYASHPWTSQNDTFTPGVWYTTKNTSVYAIVLDWPENNTLNLGVPVTSETTTVHMLGVSTALQWSKGSQSGVSMTIQFPVLAGPQLPCDYAWVLKMDNVN
- the LOC139960542 gene encoding alpha-L-fucosidase-like isoform X3; translated protein: MEILTKALILCLAVFVTQAQKLRFRPETKVVQFHKESEKVHQGPYQPNWESIDSRPIPGWYDEAKFGIFMHWGVYSVPAFKNEWFWYKWKTGNPDYVNFMKENYPPHFQYPDFAPKFTAEMFDANHFADVLQASGAQYVVLTSKHHEGFTNYASNFSWNWNSVDLGPNRDLVGEMAEAVRSRTDIKFGLYYSLFEWFHPLYLKDAANNFSTQDYMKMVMRPQLEEIVNLYKPCLIWADGPGGGHDTYWESPDFLAWLYNDSPVKDYVVVNDRWGQGDSCHHGGYYTCTDRYNPGVLQKHKWENAMTIDKTSWGYRRDTKYSDFLTMDEITQTLAETISCGGNMLMNFGPTHDGRIIPIFEERLRQIGAWLKVNGEGIYASHPWTSQNDTFTPGVWYTTKNTSVYAIVLDWPENNTLNLGVPVTSETTTVHMLGVSTALQWSKGSQSGVSMTIQFPVLAGPQLPCDYAWVLKMDNVN
- the LOC139960542 gene encoding alpha-L-fucosidase-like isoform X4 — its product is MEILTKALILCLAVFVTQAQKLRFRPETKVVQFHKESEKVHQGPYQPNWESIDSRPIPGWYDEAKFGIFMHWGVYSVPAFKNEWFWYKWKTGNPDYVNFMKENYPPHFQYPDFAPKFTAEMFDANHFADVLQASGAQYVVLTSKHHEGFTNYASNFSWNWNSVDLGPNRDLVGEMAEAVRSRTDIKFGLYYSLFEWFHPLYLKDAANNFSTQDYMKMVMKPQLHEIVNKYKPHLIWSDGDWMCPDTYWESTDFLAWLFNESPVKDYVVVNDRWGQGDSCHHGGYYTCTDRYNPGVLQKHKWENAMTIDKTSWGYRRDTKYSDFLTMDEITQTLAETISCGGNMLMNFGPTHDGRIIPIFEERLRQIGAWLKVNGEGIYASHPWTSQNDTFTPGVWYTTKNTSVYAIVLDWPENNTLNLGVPVTSETTTVHMLGVSTALQWSKGSQSGVSMTIQFPVLAGPQLPCDYAWVLKMDNVN